CACATTATTCCAGCCGAGAAGCCGCAGATGCTGATTTATTCCGGGAAGGTAGTGAAGTCCTACGATATGCCTCCTGTGGGAGGTTGCCGCACCAATGTGGAGATTACGATTAACGAGTTGGACGACGCCTGCCAAGTCAAAGGGCATCACAACGTTTTGTTTTATGGCGATTATGCGAAGCGCATGCGGCAATTCGCGCAGTTGTATGGGATTGCGGCGATGGCGTAAACCTAAAGGAGAAGGGTGGGCTATTCGCTTAAAGCCCACCCGGCATAACTATACTAAGTCTTTAAAGCTGTTAATTTTCAACGTAAATCGGTGTTGCGTTTCCCAGATATTTTTGATTCGATCGGCCTCATCGATATCCAGAATGCCATGCCGAATTAAAGAAACCATCAACGTTTGCGTATCGAGCAAACTGAGTTTGGGAAACATCTTGCGGGCTATACGCCTGGCGGTTTTATCGTCCATCGCCACGGAACCATTTCTTGCAACCGCCGCAGCGATAGCGGCGGATTCGCCTTTTCCCAGACGTTTTCCCAAAATCAAGTTTGAGAACGTTACTATTTCTTTTTCATCATTGATGGAAATTACTGACAGGATTTTTTTCTTAATGGCTTTTTTTTAGAATCGAAAACTGTTGGGCGTATCGTTTTGTAATCTCCTGTTCGACATGATCCGTGATGAAGAAGGAGAAGCCGGAATGGTTTTCCAAAAGATCGGCGCGGTCAATTCGTAAAAAATTAATCAACACGCTTGTATCGAGATAGACGGATTCTTTGCCGGTCAACGCGAATCCTCGTTCAATGGATAGATTCGGCAAATTGCCTAAACGATTCAATGTCCGGGATGTCCAGCAAATCCACTATGTCGTTAAAACGCCCTTGAGAAATTTCCCCTAGGCGCAAGGCTTCCAAAGCCAAATAGGCGATTTCTTGATCGAGGCAACGGTCACACGTATTATCCTCCGATTCCTTTTTCCAAGCCCCTAAATATAACTTCCCGATATTTTCTTGCTCAAGCAAGTCTTTACACTCTGCTTGGTTGATAAATCGCAGACTCTTCAGGCGATAAGTAGCGGCTTGATAACTCACGCCAAAATGGTTCGCCACTTCCGCAGCGTCCTGACAGGTGATTATTTGCGAGCCGGATGGGGCGCGGCGGGGAACCTGAATAAGAGGAGCATTGCTTTTTTCAAGGGCGAGATCGTATACGGGAACCATATCGCGGGTTGGGTTGCCTTTGCCCACCGACGCAATAAAGGCGGTTACGCCGTTTTCGGGTAAGAGAAAAGCGGCGGCAAAGGCGTTCGCTCTCACTTCGGCTAATTCATTGCGATTATCGGTTTTCGTAACTTTGATGGATTCGCTCCTATCCAATAATGCATGAGCGTATTCATGAGCGTATGAAAAACGCTTTCGGTTTCGGGGTTCATCGATGTTGACCAGAATGGACATGCCCAACGAAGGGTGATTAAGGAACAAGCCGGAAACGCCGTTGGGCAGACTGGTTCCAGACGCCCATATTCCTTGGCTGCAAATCAATCCAGCCATATCTGGAATAGGGGAGTACCCCAGATCAAGGCGTTTTCGTTCTTGTTCTGCAATACGATTTCCTTGTTCAATGGCTTCTCCTACGTTTCGCGGCGCAAGTTCTTTATAAGCGGGGGGACCAGTACGCGCCTGGCGGTTGAGCAAGATTTCCAGGTCAGTTCCTTCACGACATATGTGGATACAGCGCGTTACTTGGTTTTTCATACGTTCATCGGCTTCAACTCCTGGCGCCATTCGGTAAAGGGCTACAAGAATATCGTCCTCTGCGCCGATAGGGTTATCCTCCGCAAGAAAATCCGTAATTGGACGGTCATAAAGGTTGGCTAATTCAGATAATTCCAGCGTTGAAGTAGACCGATTTCCGGCCTCAATTTGAACGATAGCCGTTCGAGGGACGCCGATGCGTTCAGCGGCGTTTTCCTGGGTGATGCGCGCATTTTCACGGGCTAAACGAAGTCTTTTTCCGATTAAGGCGAGCGTGAGCGGCATGAAAGAAACCTCCTCTATTAAAGAGGGGGGCGACGCAAAACGCCGGGATTAAAAAGAGATTATCTTTCGATCATCCATAACAATCCCCTCCTATAAAATCACTTAAATTATAGTATATCGTAAAAGAACATATTCGGCAATCCGATCCATATAATTTATAATATAAAATTTTTTGGATGAAATATCCATTGACGTTTGAATAAAGAACGCTATCATAAAAAGAATAAAGATTTGAGGCAAATACAAAAAAATGGAGGTTAAGCGATGGCAACGAATAAACCGAATGGCGATGGACATCGAAAAGGAGCTGTTAAAGATCGTTCGCAAACGCATAATCCTCAAAACGACCGGTGGGTAAAGCGCGATGCAAAAACAGGACAATTCATCGACCAGAAAGCAGACAACAAACCATTCAAGGGAGTCACGAAGGAGAAATAGCGATAGATGAACCTTTTGCAAAAGGCAACCGGCTTGGCGGGGGAGATTATTCTTCCTTCACCAAGCCGGTTTTTTTTAGGCGGGTATTAGTAGTTATGTTTCCCTCACCCTAACCCTCTCCCGGAAGACGTGGGAAATTAGGCGCGATGGGTTTCGTTGGCATCGGCGTCACTTGATTTCGAGATTCTTTTTGAGTTCTTCGATAATTTTGGGAAGTTGGGCTTGGATATGTTTATCCAGTTCCGCTTGCTTAATGACGGTGGCGGCGATTTGGCTGGCGGCTTTTACGATTCCGATGGGCAAGCAGACTTTAATCTTGTTTCCATTTTTTCCTTCGTCGACTTGGATGCGCAAGAATTCCAAATCTTTGCGGGTTTCATCCGTCGCTTTTTCTAGACGCAGGCTGATGTTTTCATCGCCTTCGATCTTGACGATGTCTTCGCCTTCCATTTTGCGCAGTTCTTCCAGAAAGGCGGTTAGATCCAAACCGATTTCTTTCTTGACGGCGTCCAAGGTTTCTTTAGCGAAGATGTCGATGGAGGTATAGAAGATGGAGAAGGGGAGACTGATTTTGACCGATTCGCCGTCTTTTTCTTCGATGTTCAGTTTGAACAGCAGATCTTCTTTGGGGGTTTCGGCGTAGGCGGGAAAGACTAAGGCGGCGAACACTAAGGCGAGTCCTGCGGTTATGGAGGCGTTTTTCTTGGAAAATAAACGAATGCGCGACATGGTAATGGCTCCTCTCGAATTTGGAATTGGAATGGGAAGGCGGCGTTTTCGATCGCTCTGAGTATAGATACGAGAAGACCGGGAAAATAATTCAAAAAAAAATGGAGGGACTTTGGGAGATTTGTCGCTCTGTCGCTTTATCTCTTGATTACAGTATCGCCTTTGGCGGGCTACGATTCGCTTTTAGCCCACCCTACATTCTCTGGGGGACTGGGGGACTTGGGGACTGGAAGACTTAGAAATATTGGTGGAGTTCGCTTTGCTTGATCCATCTTATGAATCTACATCGTTATTTTCCGTGTTTTTGAATGAAACCCCGGCTGTTGAGTCCGTTGGTGGGATTGTAATCGTAGAAAAGAATTCCGCTGTTGTTGACCGTATCGTAAGGAAATTCTTTGATATTAGGCCCCAGCGTCGTAATCATCCACTCCGCCGTCTCCTTGTTAGCGATATTGTTCCAGTAAAAAACTCTTTCCACCTTCACGCCGCCGCCGAAATCCTGAACGAAATATTCGTACCCGTAATACCAATAGCCGTGATAATCGGAAAAGGGGCTGCGAGCGGCTCCCGCGCCGATATAAGATACCGGCGTCGTCAATTGCGTCAGCAGCGTAACATGCGTCGGCTTCAACAGGATCGTGGAACCGCTTCCGGTTTGGAGAGGAGGCAGGGAGTTGTTGTCCACCCGGTACATCATCAGCGCGTTGGAGACGGCGAGAATATCCGCTTGGCTGCGCGCAATCTTGGATCGGATCATGGCGTTGAGAAAATTGGGAACGACGATCATGACCAGAATGCCAATGATGGCGACGACGACCAACAATTCGATTAACGTAAACCCTCTCGCATTCATCGCGCTCTTCCCATCTTCGCGGGATCGATTTTCAGACTATAGTTTATCATGAAATATATATTTACTATTTATTATGACAATTTATGACAAAACGGCTACATTGAAGATAGCCATTTTCCATTAAAGTATAAAATAAACTTTCCATCATCTTGGGAGGGATGACGATGAATTTGATTGGCATATCCAGAATGACGTTTGCATGGTGCTGCTTGTGGTTCGCTCTATCGCCCGTTTCGGGACAGGCCGCTCTCAATATCAATTTCGGGCAGATATTCGGCGCGGGTCTGCGCGCCAGCACGATCGCGGCTGGCGATCTGAACGGCGACGGCGCCTTGGACCTCGCCATCGCCAATATTTACGGCAACTCCATCACCATTGCCTACAATAACGGGAGCGCGCGTTTCGCGAAGTTGGAAGAGATTCCGCTTGCCGGCGGCGTACAACATCCCGTAGCTGTAGCCGCGGGAGATTTGAACGGCGACGGACTCGTCGATCTCGCCGCGGTCCAGGTGCAATATATCGACAATACCATCACGCCCTTGCGCGACTCCGGAGTCGTATTCTTCTTCAACCAGGGCGATGGAACCTTCAGCCAAAGCGTTATGGACGTTCGCGGCGTTCCATCTTCCGCGCTCATCGCCGATATCAATAGCGATGGGCAAAACGACGTCATCGTGGGCAATAATGGAGAGACGTCGTTCGATTTCGTGGGAACGGGCGATATCGTTCAATTCGATGCGGGCGTCGACCTTTTTCTCAATCAAGGAAACAATACTTTTGCAGCGTCCCAATCTCTAGACGCCGACGGCAGCGTCGTCGACGTCGCTGTTCTCGATTACAACCATGACGGGATGATGGACGTGGTCGGAATCAACCAGGGAACGC
The sequence above is drawn from the Candidatus Omnitrophota bacterium genome and encodes:
- a CDS encoding XRE family transcriptional regulator, translating into MPLTLALIGKRLRLARENARITQENAAERIGVPRTAIVQIEAGNRSTSTLELSELANLYDRPITDFLAEDNPIGAEDDILVALYRMAPGVEADERMKNQVTRCIHICREGTDLEILLNRQARTGPPAYKELAPRNVGEAIEQGNRIAEQERKRLDLGYSPIPDMAGLICSQGIWASGTSLPNGVSGLFLNHPSLGMSILVNIDEPRNRKRFSYAHEYAHALLDRSESIKVTKTDNRNELAEVRANAFAAAFLLPENGVTAFIASVGKGNPTRDMVPVYDLALEKSNAPLIQVPRRAPSGSQIITCQDAAEVANHFGVSYQAATYRLKSLRFINQAECKDLLEQENIGKLYLGAWKKESEDNTCDRCLDQEIAYLALEALRLGEISQGRFNDIVDLLDIPDIESFRQFAESIH
- a CDS encoding prepilin-type N-terminal cleavage/methylation domain-containing protein, whose translation is MNARGFTLIELLVVVAIIGILVMIVVPNFLNAMIRSKIARSQADILAVSNALMMYRVDNNSLPPLQTGSGSTILLKPTHVTLLTQLTTPVSYIGAGAARSPFSDYHGYWYYGYEYFVQDFGGGVKVERVFYWNNIANKETAEWMITTLGPNIKEFPYDTVNNSGILFYDYNPTNGLNSRGFIQKHGK
- a CDS encoding VCBS repeat-containing protein; this translates as MNLIGISRMTFAWCCLWFALSPVSGQAALNINFGQIFGAGLRASTIAAGDLNGDGALDLAIANIYGNSITIAYNNGSARFAKLEEIPLAGGVQHPVAVAAGDLNGDGLVDLAAVQVQYIDNTITPLRDSGVVFFFNQGDGTFSQSVMDVRGVPSSALIADINSDGQNDVIVGNNGETSFDFVGTGDIVQFDAGVDLFLNQGNNTFAASQSLDADGSVVDVAVLDYNHDGMMDVVGINQGTPSIDPIQLILTVSNPGITLFPGTAAGVKTLGTTGVKYMPWSMGFGDFDKDGNADLAITLVGKSDPTNFLSFLGQDASVELYRNTGSGYAWWKSVPMPGVAYSVQVHDYDLDGDDDLAVTVQEIIVRVDGNELVPSLRLFENDGQGGFTETGSLSLQEEPRYACQGDFDNDGDADLAVLCSIQDSSGIQNAVYGQAYVFINDALTGVVEWELY